In the genome of Hydractinia symbiolongicarpus strain clone_291-10 chromosome 5, HSymV2.1, whole genome shotgun sequence, one region contains:
- the LOC130645461 gene encoding hatching enzyme 1.2-like: MDSRICVAFMVVFFGYALTTKPPEPPADAVKDDDDNVLDNIIKRNSPLLYGNKDAFSANKVDLFEGDIVMTKKLKKTINEMRVRSAAGMSTFDAIAGGVWPNGVVPYKFARGFGYGSAVQQAIQEFNAKTCIRFKPYTAALARQAGGYVEFMHGGGCYSMIGRQRRGRQQISLGRGCGTKGVTIHEMMHALGFYHEQSRRDRNQYITIHYNNIRKSMWYNFDPYRAGQASTLGEPYDKKSIMHYGNYAFSINGRKTIVSKSNPNERLGQRVGLTTIDINQLNKYYKCRGGPVVTNPPPTVCKNMFPFCGDLTSYCSNRWVVQNCKQSCNLCNKPPKPCNDKDKSGNCGYWARNGFCKHKEYKGFMQDNCKKSCKLC; this comes from the exons ATGGATTCAAGAATATGTGTTGCATTTATGGTAGTTTTTTTTGGATATG CTCTGACAACCAAACCACCAGAGCCTCCTGCAGACGCTGTGAAAGATGACGATGATAATGTTTTggataatatcatcaaaagaaATTCTCCATTGTTAT atGGAAACAAAGATGCATTCTCTGCGAACA AAGTGGATCTATTCGAAGGAGACATTGTAATgacaaaaaaactgaaaaaaacaatcAACGAAATGCGTGTACGCTCTGCAGCTGGCATGAGCACATTTGATGCTATCGCTGGAGGGGTGTGGCCGAATGGGGTGGTACCATACAAATTTGCACGCGGATTTG GTTATGGATCAGCCGTGCAGCAAGCTATCCAAGAATTTAACGCAAAAACCTGTATTCGGTTTAAACCATACACTGCAGCACTTGCTAGACAAGCTGGTGGCTATGTCGAATTCATGCACGGAGGAGG ATGCTACTCAATGATTGGTCGACAAAGGCGGGGAAGACAACAAATTTCATTGGGAAGAGGTTGTGGTACCAAGGGTGTGACAATCCATGAAATGATGCACGCTTTAGGATTTTATCACGAACAATCCAGAAGAGATCGCAATCAATATATCACAATCCATTACAACAATATTCGCAAAT CCATGTGGTATAATTTCGACCCCTACAGAGCTGGTCAGGCTTCAACACTTGGTGAACCTTATGATAAAAAATCTATTATGCATTATGGAAA TTACGCATTCAGCATTAATGGGCGAAAAACAATCGTTTCAAAAAGCAATCCAAATGAGAGACTCGGTCAAAGAGTAGGGTTAACAACTATTGACATCAATCAATTAAACAAGTACTATAAATGCCGTGGTGGTCCAGTTGTAACCAACCCACCCCCTACCG TGTGTAAAAACATGTTCCCATTTTGCGGGGATTTGACCAGCTACTGCAGCAACCGTTGGGTGGTACAAAATTGTAAACAATCGTGCAACCTCTGCAACAAACCACCAAAACCATGTAATGACAAAGACAAAAGTGGTAACTGCGGATACTGGGCACGAAATGGATTTTGTAAACATAAGGAATATAAAGGATTTATGCAAGATAACTGTAAAAAATCAtgtaaattatgttaa
- the LOC130645460 gene encoding zinc metalloproteinase nas-4-like isoform X3 produces MIKMQLILTLACFVSAFAKQPPAPQILDPEEDYNVMDKIISNNDFLQKTNKGSSKGKDPELYEGDIIMTDKLQKTMEEMRIRSEAGMSTFDAIAGGVWPNGVVPYKFGRGFSYQSAVKQGIDEYNKKTCIRFKPYTAALARQAGGYVEFVHGGGCSSYIGRQRGRQQISLGRGCGSKGVAVHEMMHALGFYHEQSRRDRDDYITINWNNINKAVWYNFQKYRAGQASTLGEPYDKRSVMHYGNYAFSLNGQKTIVSKSNPSERLGQRVGLSDIDVKQLKKYYKCGGGPVVTSRPPTACSNLYPFCKVLTKWCTNQWVKGNCKQSCNLCNKPPPPPCNDKNKSGNCGYWTRAGYCKHKEYKGFMQDNCKKSCKLC; encoded by the exons atgataaaaatgcaATTAATATTAACGCTAGCATGTTTCGTGAGTG CGTTCGCAAAACAGCCTCCCGCACCTCAAATTCTTGATCCGGAGGAAGACTACAATGTTATGGATAAAATTATAAGTAACAATGATTTCCTTCAAA AAACCAATAAAGGGAGCTCAAAGGGAAAAG ATCCAGAATTATACGAAGGCGACATTATCATGACGGATAAACTGCAAAAAACAATGGAAGAAATGCGAATTCGTTCTGAGGCTGGCATGAGCACATTTGATGCTATTGCTGGAGGAGTGTGGCCAAATGGCGTGGTACCATACAAATTTGGACGAGGCTTCA GTTACCAATCCGCTGTGAAGCAAGGTATTGATGAATATAACAAGAAAACATGTATTCGGTTTAAACCATACACCGCGGCACTTGCCAGACAAGCTGGCGGTTATGTCGAATTCGTGCACGGAGGAGG GTGTTCCTCTTACATTGGTCGACAACGGGGTAGGCAACAAATTTCATTGGGTAGAGGTTGTGGTTCTAAAGGCGTGGCTGTGCATGAAATGATGCACGCGTTAGGATTTTACCACGAACAATCTAGAAGGGACCGTGATGATTATATTACTATTAATTGGAACAACATCAACAAAG CTGTTTGGTACAACTTTCAAAAGTACAGAGCTGGACAAGCCTCTACTCTTGGCGAGCCTTATGACAAAAGATCTGTAATGCATTATGGGAA CTACGCATTCAGCTTAAATGGTCAAAAAACAATAGTTTCTAAAAGCAATCCTTCAGAACGATTAGGCCAAAGAGTTGGGTTGAGTGATATCGatgttaaacagttaaaaaagtattacaaatGTGGAGGAGGACCCGTGGTCACGAGCCGCCCTCCTACTG CTTGCAGCAATTTATATCCGTTCTGTAAAGTATTAACAAAATGGTGTACAAACCAATGGGTTAAAGGAAATTGCAAACAATCCTGCAACCTTTGCAACAAACCTCCACCACCACCATGCaatgataaaaacaaaagtgGAAACTGCGGATACTGGACACGAGCTGGATATTGTAAACATAAAGAATATAAAGGATTTATGCAAGATAACTGTAAAAAATCATGTAAATTATGTTAA
- the LOC130645460 gene encoding zinc metalloproteinase nas-4-like isoform X1, whose amino-acid sequence MIKMQLILTLACFVSAFAKQPPAPQILDPEEDYNVMDKIISNNDFLQKTNKGSSKGKDPELYEGDIIMTDKLQKTMEEMRIRSEAGMSTFDAIAGGVWPNGVVPYKFGRGFSYQSAVKQGIDEYNKKTCIRFKPYTAALARQAGGYVEFVHGGGWVKVLYRVSSPVRLNKSRNLIRCYSLCRCSSYIGRQRGRQQISLGRGCGSKGVAVHEMMHALGFYHEQSRRDRDDYITINWNNINKAVWYNFQKYRAGQASTLGEPYDKRSVMHYGNYAFSLNGQKTIVSKSNPSERLGQRVGLSDIDVKQLKKYYKCGGGPVVTSRPPTACSNLYPFCKVLTKWCTNQWVKGNCKQSCNLCNKPPPPPCNDKNKSGNCGYWTRAGYCKHKEYKGFMQDNCKKSCKLC is encoded by the exons atgataaaaatgcaATTAATATTAACGCTAGCATGTTTCGTGAGTG CGTTCGCAAAACAGCCTCCCGCACCTCAAATTCTTGATCCGGAGGAAGACTACAATGTTATGGATAAAATTATAAGTAACAATGATTTCCTTCAAA AAACCAATAAAGGGAGCTCAAAGGGAAAAG ATCCAGAATTATACGAAGGCGACATTATCATGACGGATAAACTGCAAAAAACAATGGAAGAAATGCGAATTCGTTCTGAGGCTGGCATGAGCACATTTGATGCTATTGCTGGAGGAGTGTGGCCAAATGGCGTGGTACCATACAAATTTGGACGAGGCTTCA GTTACCAATCCGCTGTGAAGCAAGGTATTGATGAATATAACAAGAAAACATGTATTCGGTTTAAACCATACACCGCGGCACTTGCCAGACAAGCTGGCGGTTATGTCGAATTCGTGCACGGAGGAGGGTGGGTAAAAGTACTATATCGTGTTTCTTCTCCTGTGAGATTAAACAAAAGTAGAAATTTAATAAGATGTTACTCACTTTGCAGGTGTTCCTCTTACATTGGTCGACAACGGGGTAGGCAACAAATTTCATTGGGTAGAGGTTGTGGTTCTAAAGGCGTGGCTGTGCATGAAATGATGCACGCGTTAGGATTTTACCACGAACAATCTAGAAGGGACCGTGATGATTATATTACTATTAATTGGAACAACATCAACAAAG CTGTTTGGTACAACTTTCAAAAGTACAGAGCTGGACAAGCCTCTACTCTTGGCGAGCCTTATGACAAAAGATCTGTAATGCATTATGGGAA CTACGCATTCAGCTTAAATGGTCAAAAAACAATAGTTTCTAAAAGCAATCCTTCAGAACGATTAGGCCAAAGAGTTGGGTTGAGTGATATCGatgttaaacagttaaaaaagtattacaaatGTGGAGGAGGACCCGTGGTCACGAGCCGCCCTCCTACTG CTTGCAGCAATTTATATCCGTTCTGTAAAGTATTAACAAAATGGTGTACAAACCAATGGGTTAAAGGAAATTGCAAACAATCCTGCAACCTTTGCAACAAACCTCCACCACCACCATGCaatgataaaaacaaaagtgGAAACTGCGGATACTGGACACGAGCTGGATATTGTAAACATAAAGAATATAAAGGATTTATGCAAGATAACTGTAAAAAATCATGTAAATTATGTTAA
- the LOC130645460 gene encoding zinc metalloproteinase nas-4-like isoform X2: MIKMQLILTLACFVSAFAKQPPAPQILDPEEDYNVMDKIISNNDFLQNPELYEGDIIMTDKLQKTMEEMRIRSEAGMSTFDAIAGGVWPNGVVPYKFGRGFSYQSAVKQGIDEYNKKTCIRFKPYTAALARQAGGYVEFVHGGGWVKVLYRVSSPVRLNKSRNLIRCYSLCRCSSYIGRQRGRQQISLGRGCGSKGVAVHEMMHALGFYHEQSRRDRDDYITINWNNINKAVWYNFQKYRAGQASTLGEPYDKRSVMHYGNYAFSLNGQKTIVSKSNPSERLGQRVGLSDIDVKQLKKYYKCGGGPVVTSRPPTACSNLYPFCKVLTKWCTNQWVKGNCKQSCNLCNKPPPPPCNDKNKSGNCGYWTRAGYCKHKEYKGFMQDNCKKSCKLC; encoded by the exons atgataaaaatgcaATTAATATTAACGCTAGCATGTTTCGTGAGTG CGTTCGCAAAACAGCCTCCCGCACCTCAAATTCTTGATCCGGAGGAAGACTACAATGTTATGGATAAAATTATAAGTAACAATGATTTCCTTCAAA ATCCAGAATTATACGAAGGCGACATTATCATGACGGATAAACTGCAAAAAACAATGGAAGAAATGCGAATTCGTTCTGAGGCTGGCATGAGCACATTTGATGCTATTGCTGGAGGAGTGTGGCCAAATGGCGTGGTACCATACAAATTTGGACGAGGCTTCA GTTACCAATCCGCTGTGAAGCAAGGTATTGATGAATATAACAAGAAAACATGTATTCGGTTTAAACCATACACCGCGGCACTTGCCAGACAAGCTGGCGGTTATGTCGAATTCGTGCACGGAGGAGGGTGGGTAAAAGTACTATATCGTGTTTCTTCTCCTGTGAGATTAAACAAAAGTAGAAATTTAATAAGATGTTACTCACTTTGCAGGTGTTCCTCTTACATTGGTCGACAACGGGGTAGGCAACAAATTTCATTGGGTAGAGGTTGTGGTTCTAAAGGCGTGGCTGTGCATGAAATGATGCACGCGTTAGGATTTTACCACGAACAATCTAGAAGGGACCGTGATGATTATATTACTATTAATTGGAACAACATCAACAAAG CTGTTTGGTACAACTTTCAAAAGTACAGAGCTGGACAAGCCTCTACTCTTGGCGAGCCTTATGACAAAAGATCTGTAATGCATTATGGGAA CTACGCATTCAGCTTAAATGGTCAAAAAACAATAGTTTCTAAAAGCAATCCTTCAGAACGATTAGGCCAAAGAGTTGGGTTGAGTGATATCGatgttaaacagttaaaaaagtattacaaatGTGGAGGAGGACCCGTGGTCACGAGCCGCCCTCCTACTG CTTGCAGCAATTTATATCCGTTCTGTAAAGTATTAACAAAATGGTGTACAAACCAATGGGTTAAAGGAAATTGCAAACAATCCTGCAACCTTTGCAACAAACCTCCACCACCACCATGCaatgataaaaacaaaagtgGAAACTGCGGATACTGGACACGAGCTGGATATTGTAAACATAAAGAATATAAAGGATTTATGCAAGATAACTGTAAAAAATCATGTAAATTATGTTAA
- the LOC130645462 gene encoding uncharacterized protein LOC130645462: MFVRIIIFAILCVEVAYLDIYVSKRNGEDDTLCGTYLNPCNTFTFAAKKLRTSATTVRLDGGTDKTYVYYVNQSVILKDDIAMANYKGNKFRPVIQMINQNKKQNYLFYLSKKDTQLKVKKIIFVGTSLLQYSSSFNITITNCSFENATSPIIQANGTVELVVMHVSHSSLKYTRLISTYEVGNLHAVIDSCAFLGNRSEKRAIIEWHATKVARIRVKHSTFKCPVGISMICSIPTLSILEQHQIIRFKTSQNYLFQIYNSSFHSEDDSHKMKKYGIMSYKCPIISLQESKFSRFQSSPVKVYSAILVRINKSSFRNNKAIQGGALYAERCLNIDIDHSLFFNNTADFGGAIYISKGKDESFIKSSLFFNNSATISGGSIYAEIEDILYNLNLHLRSVQFTGTTDNPLANGIIIYTNARVYYTNVSVSITNTSLDVPILDGIRCDNKKVCGMNHLINLSLSCPYNYGVVPLRNYRLFSFQCRTCAKGMYSLTRDQITVPGNGLVYKKSDFKCFQCPPGGKCEHGIVSKGNFWGYVESDNKIVFLSCPTSYCCSQTTTKCFSYNTCNKKRTGILCGTCQRGYRLNYFNNGCVKNEGCNQWLFWILYLAYGILYVVFLMYFKTILKKLCQYLRKLKCKQEQSGVINDLYRYRRFEESIDEDTKKINFYEEKENQSGKNGNTKNDGSKTDVYTSGLKSIIFFFYQIQSLLEIPTPEKNNHGYITVIKKSILNIFNFELVQFNISKLCPTKDLDALSKSLIKLGNIFILFILLLLLAAIIKTFQLFKRKRNPTFLTSGTTSYKIMKNIRTCSIQVTLLGYTAVNTFCFRMLNCVSIRNENYLYIQGDIKCYTWWQYCILIFTALWIIPFTVSVHISVKILRRSQINLRQFYLSFAIPPISFYYYLRSLCTHKTLHVINNKDDIDKIAEIFFGPYKLHEDSELNWEAVLIGRRMVLAGLCAFTVNPISRMIFTLLLLQGCLLHHLYVLPYRTQILNHLETASLCCLIFINIENSFFSFLYMNDQSSVPGINTIAMVFVWADHVILAAPLLIIIAILVFVLCKKLCCMLRNCFVTLHG; encoded by the exons ATGTTTGTGCGTATAATCATATTTGCAATACTCTGCGTGGAGGTTG CCTATTTGGACATTTACGTCTCCAAACGTAATGGTGAAGATGACACTCTCTGTGGTACGTATTTAAACCCCTGTAATACATTTACATTCGCTGCAAAGAAGCTTCGCACTTCAGCAACTACTGTGCGATTGGACGGGGGTACGGATAAAACATATGTGTATTATGTAAATCAATCAGTTATCCTTAAAGATGACATTGCAATGGCCAATTATAAAGGCAACAAATTCCGACCAGTCATTCAGATGataaaccaaaacaaaaaacaaaattacttattttatttatcaaagaAAGACACTCAGTTAAAAGTTAAGAAGATAATTTTTGTTGGAACATCACTTTTGCAATACAGTTCATCTTTTAATATTACTATCACCAACTGCAGCTTTGAGAATGCAACTTCACCTATAATACAGGCAAACGGTACTGTAGAACTTGTTGTAATGCATGTATCGCATAGTTCTTTGAAGTATACACGGCTTATTAGCACCTATGAAGTTGGCAATCTGCATGCTGTTATAGACTCATGCGCATTCCTTGGTAACAGAAGTGAAAAACGAGCGATAATTGAATGGCATGCAACTAAAGTAGCGAGAATACGAGTAAAACATAGCACATTCAAATGTCCGGTGGGAATTTCGATGATATGTTCTATTCCAACTTTGTCTATCCTTGAACAACATCAAATAATTAGATTTAAAACTTCACAAAACTACTTATTTCAAATATACAACTCATCTTTTCATTCAGAAGATGATTcgcataaaatgaaaaaatatggaATTATGTCATACAAATGTCCAATAATATCATTGCAGGAAAGCAAATTTTCAAGATTTCAATCCTCGCCTGTGAAAGTATATTCAGCTATTTTAGTGAGGATTAACAAATCTTCATTTAGAAATAATAAAGCCATCCAAGGTGGTGCTTTATATGCTGAGAGATGTTTGAACATCGATATAGACCACTCTTTATTCTTTAATAACACTGCAGACTTTGGGGGCGCCATATATATATCTAAGGGAAAAGATGAATCTTTTATCAAatcatcattattttttaataactcaGCTACCATTTCCGGTGGCAGCATTTACGCGGAAATAGAAGATATCTTGTACAATTTGAATTTACATTTACGTTCAGTACAATTTACAGGTACAACAGACAATCCATTAGCTAACGGAATAATAATTTATACAAATGCGCGTGTATATTATACAAACGTATCAGTATCTATAACTAACACTAGTCTCGATGTCCCAATACTGGACGGGATACGTTgtgacaataaaaaagtatgtggAATGAATCACCTTATTAATCTGTCGTTATCTTGTCCGTACAATTATGGCGTCGTTCCATTGAGAAATTACCGTTTATTTTCATTCCAGTGTCGCACATGTGCCAAAGGGATGTATAGTTTAACAAGAGATCAGATTACGGTACCAGGTAATGGCCTTGTCTATAAAAAATCAGATTTTAAGTGTTTTCAATGCCCCCCAGGTGGAAAATGTGAACATGGAATAGTGAGCAAGGGGAATTTTTGGGGATATGTCGAAAGTGACAACAAAATAGTATTTCTATCCTGTCCTACTTCCTATTGCTGTTCTCAGACCACAACGAAATGTTTTTCATACAATACctgtaataaaaaaagaacagggATACTTTGCGGAACATGCCAAAGGGGATATAGGTTGAATTATTTTAATAATGGCTGTGTTAAGAATGAAGGGTGTAATCAGTGGCTGTTCTGGATTTTGTATCTAGCGTATGGAATACTTTATGTCGTGTTTCTGATGTACTTTAAAacgatattaaaaaaattatgtcagtATCTGCGAAAATTAAAATGCAAACAagagcaatcaggagttattaatgATTTGTATCGATACAGACGTTTTGAAGAGAGTATAGATGAGGatacgaaaaaaattaatttttatgaagAGAAAGAAAACCAGTCCGGAAAAAATGGTAACACAAAAAATGATGGCAGTAAAACAGATGTTTACACCTCTGGATTGAAATctatcatatttttcttttaccaaATACAATCACTATTAGAAATCCCCACACCTGAAAAAAATAATCACGGATAtataacagtaataaaaaaatcgatattaaacattttcaattttgaATTAGTTCAATTTAACATATCAAAACTTTGTCCAACAAAAGATCTTGATGCACTGTCGAAATCACTGATCAAACTTGGAAATATCTTTATTCTTTTCATCCTGCTTCTTTTATTAGCTGCAATTATAAAAACTTTTCAgctctttaaaagaaaaagaaacccAACGTTTTTGACCAGTGGAACGACAAGTTACAAAATTATGAAGAACATACGCACTTGCTCAATTCAAGTTACTTTGCTAGGTTACACCGCAGTAAATACATTTTGCTTTCGAATGTTGAATTGTGTTTCAATaagaaatgaaaattatttataCATTCAAGGAGATATCAAATGCTATACGTGGTGGCAATATTGCATTTTGATTTTTACTGCGTTATGGATAATTCCTTTTACAGTATCTGTGCACATTTCTGTAAAGATACTACGAAGAAGTCAAATAAATTTGAGACAATTTTACCTTTCATTCGCCATTCCACCAATCTCATTTTATTACTACTTGCGATCGCTATGTACACACAAAACATTGCACGTCATCAACAACAAAGATGATATCGACAAGATAGCAGAAATTTTCTTTGGTCCttataaattacatgaagatagCGAATTAAATTGGGAAGCTGTTCTGATTGGTCGACGAATGGTTCTAGCAGGCTTGTGTGCATTCACCGTAAATCCCATCTCACGAATGATTTTCACATTACTGTTACTGCAAGGGTGTCTCCTGCATCATCTGTACGTTTTACCATATCGCACGCAAATCTTGAACCATCTTGAAACAGCCTCATTGTGCTGTTTGATattcattaacatagaaaattcatttttttcttttctttacatGAACGATCAATCAAGCGTACCTGGCATTAACACTATCGCTATGGTCTTCGTGTGGGCAGATCACGTGATATTAGCAGCACCATTGTTAATAATAATAGCTATACTTGTGTTTGTATTGTGCAAGAAGTTGTGTTGTATGTtaagaaattgttttgttaCACTGCATGGTTGA
- the LOC130645463 gene encoding hematopoietically-expressed homeobox protein Hhex-like encodes MENYYKNNVERNQFSSRFSIENILKKDVDILKKTMSSSENSYHEDDLCESWRREDFSCRKTSENFYNTLYQYRHHETEHWLKRNHYQRPRSLPLLTSAYNSPLSPYSTDVEVIPSPSPTSSSWSPSEIFNRQTMESWFMSRAPHSPTHFSHYPRRRSPDRGSPYSRSWNSSLSSEREGYTTHLLKPTFLSTTTDDEIDDENRKGGQVRFSHTQSSELERVFSIQKYISPQERKQLSRTLDLTERQVKTWFQNRRAKWRRIKLEDEMRVRMTENCLTRLTDDHGNESARDRDLFDSIN; translated from the exons ATGGAAAATTATTATAAGAATAATGTAGAGCGCAATCAATTCTCATCAAGATTTagtattgaaaatattttaaaaaaagatgttgatattttaaagaaaacaatgtcCAGTTCAGAAAATTCTTACCACGAAGATGACTTGTGCGAAAGCTGGAGGCGAGAAGATTTCTCGTGTCGGAAAACTTCAGAGAACTTCTACAACACTTTATACCAATACAGACACCATGAAACCGAGCACTGGCTAAAAAGAAACCATTATCAAAGACCAAGATCTTTaccgttgctgacgtcagcatataACAGTCCGTTATCACCATACTCGACAGATGTTGAAGTTATTCCGTCGCCGTCACCAACGTCATCTTCATGGTCGCCATCGGAAATATTTAACCGACAAACGATGGAATCGTGGTTTATGAGCAGAGCGCCACATTCACCAACGCACTTTTCACATTATCCAAGACGACGAAGTCCTGACCGTGGATCTCCTTACTCAAGAAGTTGGAATTCCTCCTTATCAAGTGAACGAGAAG GTTACACCACCCATCTTTTAAAACCGACATTTCTATCGACGACAACCGACGACGAGATTGATGACGAAAACCGTAAGGGCGGTCAAGTTCGGTTTTCGCATACCCAGTCTTCTGAGTTGGAGAGAGTTTTCAGTATACAGAAGTACATATCACCACAAGAGCGTAAACAACTTTCAAGAACACTTGACTTGACAGAACGACAGGTAAAAACATGGTTCCAAAACAGACGAGCCAAATGGCGAAGAATTAAACTGGAAGATGAGATGAGAGTGCGCATGACTGAAAATTGTTTGACTCGATTAACCGACGATCATGGGAATGAGAGTGCGCGTGACCGGGACCTGTTTGACTCGATTAACTGA